One window of the Rufibacter radiotolerans genome contains the following:
- a CDS encoding transketolase, translated as MQAEVKEIMPLEEMEQVAKQVRRDIVRMVHGCQSGHPGGSLGCTDFFVALYFRILNHNPSFDMDGAGEDLLFLSNGHISPVWYSVLARSGYFDVKELKTFRKLDSRLQGHPTTHEDLPGVRIASGSLGQGLSVGIGAALTKKLNADNGLVFTLHGDGELQEGQIWEAALFAPHNKVDNLISTIDVNGQQIDGPTDKVLALGNLRAKWEAFGWDVLEMNGNDLVDIIRVLELAKAKTFKGKPIMILMQTNMGHGVDFMMGSHKWHGVAPNDEQLEQALLQLISNHQDY; from the coding sequence ATGCAAGCAGAAGTAAAAGAGATAATGCCCCTGGAAGAAATGGAACAGGTGGCCAAGCAGGTCCGGAGAGATATAGTGCGCATGGTGCACGGCTGCCAGTCGGGTCACCCGGGCGGTTCTTTGGGCTGCACCGATTTTTTTGTGGCGCTCTATTTCCGCATCCTCAACCACAACCCCAGCTTTGACATGGACGGGGCCGGCGAGGACCTGTTGTTTTTGTCCAATGGCCACATCTCGCCGGTGTGGTACAGCGTGCTGGCGCGGTCTGGTTACTTTGACGTGAAGGAGCTCAAGACCTTCCGGAAGCTGGATTCCCGCCTGCAGGGCCACCCTACCACCCATGAAGACTTGCCGGGCGTGCGCATTGCCTCCGGCTCATTGGGTCAGGGCCTTTCTGTGGGTATTGGCGCTGCCCTCACCAAGAAACTGAACGCCGACAACGGCCTGGTCTTCACCTTGCACGGCGACGGCGAGTTGCAGGAAGGCCAGATATGGGAAGCGGCCCTGTTTGCGCCGCACAACAAAGTAGACAACCTCATCTCTACCATTGACGTGAACGGCCAGCAGATTGACGGCCCCACAGACAAGGTACTGGCCCTGGGCAACCTGCGCGCCAAGTGGGAAGCTTTTGGCTGGGACGTACTGGAGATGAACGGCAATGACCTGGTTGACATCATACGGGTGCTGGAACTGGCCAAGGCCAAAACCTTCAAAGGCAAACCCATCATGATTCTCATGCAAACCAACATGGGCCACGGCGTGGACTTCATGATGGGTTCGCACAAATGGCACGGCGTGGCGCCCAATGACGAGCAACTGGAGCAGGCCTTACTGCAACTGATCTCTAACCACCAGGATTATTAG
- a CDS encoding GNAT family N-acetyltransferase: MEFQILTKAFADLTPQELYDVLQLRSAVFVVEQNCVFLDPDGLDAACHHVLFYRDGILEAYSRLVPAGVSYPGIMSIGRIITSAAVRGTGVGEKLVQRSIEEAFRIFGPGPIKIGAQLYAKKFYERFGFEQSSEVYDEDGIDHIKMIRPQP, translated from the coding sequence ATGGAGTTTCAAATATTGACCAAGGCCTTTGCAGACCTGACCCCGCAAGAGCTGTATGACGTGCTGCAGTTGCGGAGCGCGGTATTTGTGGTGGAGCAGAACTGCGTTTTCCTGGACCCGGACGGGCTGGATGCCGCCTGTCATCACGTGCTATTTTACCGGGACGGGATTCTGGAGGCGTATTCCCGGCTAGTGCCGGCTGGGGTATCTTACCCGGGTATCATGTCTATTGGGCGCATTATCACCAGCGCCGCCGTGCGGGGAACCGGGGTAGGCGAGAAACTGGTGCAACGCTCCATTGAGGAAGCGTTCCGAATTTTCGGGCCGGGGCCTATTAAGATTGGGGCGCAGCTATACGCCAAGAAGTTCTATGAGCGGTTCGGGTTTGAGCAGTCCAGTGAGGTATATGACGAGGACGGCATTGACCACATCAAGATGATTCGGCCGCAGCCGTAA
- a CDS encoding aldehyde dehydrogenase, producing the protein MTQPQDLAAAFARQKEFFRAGHTRPLAFREQMLRLLKTVIEKEEEAITRALAEDFGKPAFETYATEIAILLSEIKFILKYLRQWVAPKKVKSSFLNFPSTDAIYAEPYGVALVIGAWNYPFQLTLSPVIGAIAAGCCAILKPSEMTPATSQLIARMVQEHFPPEYLTVAQGGPEVSQALLDLPFDKMFFTGSTAVGKIVAQAAAKHLTPVTLELGGKSPCLVDATADLAITAKRIVWGKFINAGQTCVAPDYILVQENVAPQLLEQLAQAITQFYGPTPAQSPDFARIINQRHFQRLKGLLTGTQIYAGGETDESTFYIAPTLLQNVSWQDPIMQEEIFGPLLPVLTYSSLAQAIEMVNAQPKPLALYFFSKDRDAQEQVLTQTSSGGACINDTVSHLANPHLPFGGVGPSGNGNYHGKASFDAFSHQKSVLKKPSNPDIPLRYPPYAQKLTWMKRAFKWL; encoded by the coding sequence ATGACCCAACCCCAGGACCTTGCCGCCGCTTTTGCGCGCCAGAAAGAATTTTTCAGGGCCGGCCATACCCGTCCGCTGGCGTTCAGGGAGCAGATGCTGCGGCTCTTGAAGACCGTCATTGAAAAAGAGGAAGAAGCCATTACCAGGGCGCTGGCCGAGGACTTCGGGAAGCCCGCCTTTGAGACCTACGCCACTGAGATTGCCATTCTGCTCTCTGAGATCAAATTCATTTTGAAGTACCTGCGCCAGTGGGTGGCACCCAAAAAGGTGAAGTCCAGCTTCCTGAACTTCCCGTCTACAGACGCCATTTACGCAGAACCCTATGGCGTGGCCCTGGTCATTGGCGCCTGGAACTACCCCTTCCAGTTAACGCTGTCGCCGGTGATTGGGGCCATAGCCGCCGGCTGCTGCGCTATTCTCAAGCCCTCTGAGATGACGCCGGCCACCAGCCAGCTCATTGCCCGCATGGTGCAGGAGCACTTCCCGCCGGAATACCTTACCGTGGCGCAGGGCGGGCCCGAGGTGAGCCAGGCGCTGCTGGACCTGCCCTTTGACAAGATGTTCTTCACCGGCAGCACCGCAGTGGGCAAGATTGTGGCCCAGGCCGCCGCTAAACACCTCACCCCCGTTACCCTGGAACTGGGCGGCAAAAGCCCCTGCCTAGTAGACGCCACCGCCGACCTGGCCATCACTGCCAAACGTATTGTCTGGGGAAAATTCATCAATGCCGGCCAGACCTGCGTGGCCCCTGATTACATCTTGGTGCAGGAAAACGTAGCGCCCCAACTGCTGGAACAACTGGCCCAGGCCATTACTCAATTCTACGGCCCCACCCCCGCCCAGAGCCCCGACTTTGCCCGCATCATTAACCAACGGCACTTCCAGCGGTTAAAAGGCTTGCTAACCGGCACCCAGATCTACGCCGGCGGCGAAACCGATGAGAGTACCTTTTACATTGCTCCCACCCTCCTGCAGAACGTTTCCTGGCAAGACCCTATCATGCAGGAAGAGATCTTCGGGCCCTTGCTGCCGGTCTTAACCTATTCTTCGCTGGCCCAGGCCATAGAGATGGTCAACGCCCAGCCCAAGCCTCTGGCGCTCTATTTCTTCTCCAAAGACCGAGACGCCCAGGAACAGGTGCTCACGCAAACGTCCTCGGGCGGTGCCTGCATCAATGACACGGTCTCCCATCTGGCCAACCCGCATCTGCCCTTCGGGGGCGTGGGCCCCAGCGGAAACGGCAATTACCACGGCAAGGCCAGCTTTGACGCGTTCTCGCACCAAAAAAGCGTTCTGAAGAAACCCTCCAACCCAGACATTCCGCTGCGCTACCCACCGTATGCCCAGAAACTTACTTGGATGAAACGGGCTTTCAAATGGCTGTAG